One Mycobacterium kubicae genomic window carries:
- a CDS encoding restriction endonuclease subunit S, giving the protein MEVTLGECLDFRTGSSAPARAATGRFAVYGANGVIGYAPDCNASGPLIVLGRVGSYCGSVRYSASDVWVTDNAFVCRAEDPAQTRYWYYALQTCRLNEHRCGSGQPLLNQRTLREVTVRTVPRGLRGAIAEVLGALDDKIAVNHRVIESAEAVMVATVATVVAAGQRVALSTLATRSTAVRTPAAFDPVVAHFSLPAFDDGAQPQPVAAASVKSGKYILSQPCVLFAKLNPHVPRIWNVVSLPAQMALASTEFVVLRPTGIDTSALWAALRQRDVVDSVRQLVAGTSGSHQRIQPRDLLEIAVADVRALSRDQSQLITDLGALCQARRAEKIRLAAVRDTLLPLLVSGQVGVATGTAGGVVAAGAGSHRIRAPR; this is encoded by the coding sequence ATGGAGGTGACGCTAGGGGAGTGCCTCGACTTTCGCACGGGAAGCAGCGCCCCGGCGCGTGCGGCGACTGGTCGTTTCGCCGTCTATGGCGCCAATGGGGTCATTGGCTATGCGCCGGACTGCAACGCCAGTGGGCCGCTGATCGTGCTGGGACGCGTCGGGTCGTATTGCGGCAGCGTGCGCTACAGCGCATCGGATGTGTGGGTCACCGACAACGCGTTCGTCTGCCGGGCTGAAGACCCGGCACAGACGCGGTATTGGTACTACGCATTGCAGACCTGCCGGCTCAACGAGCACCGCTGCGGGTCCGGCCAGCCGCTGCTCAACCAGCGCACCTTGCGCGAGGTTACGGTGCGCACGGTGCCCCGCGGGCTGCGTGGGGCGATCGCCGAGGTGCTCGGTGCGCTCGACGACAAAATCGCCGTCAACCACCGTGTCATCGAGTCGGCAGAAGCGGTGATGGTCGCCACCGTGGCGACCGTGGTCGCCGCCGGTCAACGCGTCGCGCTGTCGACGCTGGCGACGCGGTCGACCGCGGTGCGCACGCCGGCCGCATTCGACCCCGTCGTCGCCCACTTCAGCCTGCCGGCGTTCGACGACGGCGCCCAACCGCAGCCGGTCGCCGCGGCATCGGTGAAAAGCGGTAAATACATCCTGTCCCAGCCCTGTGTGCTCTTCGCCAAGCTCAACCCCCACGTCCCGCGCATCTGGAATGTGGTCAGCCTCCCGGCGCAGATGGCGCTGGCCAGCACCGAGTTCGTCGTCCTGCGGCCGACGGGCATTGACACGTCGGCGCTGTGGGCGGCGCTGCGCCAGCGCGACGTCGTGGACAGCGTGCGGCAACTGGTGGCCGGGACATCGGGCAGCCACCAGCGGATCCAGCCGCGCGACCTGCTCGAGATCGCCGTCGCGGACGTTCGGGCGCTCAGCCGCGACCAGTCGCAGCTGATCACCGACCTGGGCGCCCTGTGTCAGGCACGGCGCGCCGAGAAGATCCGGCTGGCCGCCGTCCGCGACACGCTGTTGCCGCTGCTGGTGTCGGGGCAGGTCGGCGTTGCAACAGGCACTGCGGGCGGTGTGGTGGCCGCCGGCGCAGGTTCGCACCGGATCCGAGCGCCCCGCTAG